Proteins encoded in a region of the Zea mays cultivar B73 chromosome 4, Zm-B73-REFERENCE-NAM-5.0, whole genome shotgun sequence genome:
- the LOC103653970 gene encoding LOW QUALITY PROTEIN: putative pentatricopeptide repeat-containing protein At3g01580 (The sequence of the model RefSeq protein was modified relative to this genomic sequence to represent the inferred CDS: substituted 1 base at 1 genomic stop codon) → MQPLQKLLEAAAATSTPLAAAHLHANILRSGLLHSSHHLTAHVLACYPPGLARDLFDEIRSPTPRLANALLRAHIRARQWRAAILLGQRLRVRRDGFTLSLLLRACTALPSLTHGRAVHAAAVRSCTASEDAFVATAIVQMYSRCGDMAGAINAYGMLEKPDIVLRTSVVTGYEQNGMAEEALEFFARNVVGQGVLVTPVTLVSVMSAAAQLGHVRKGQACHAYVVRNSLSYDLALVNAVLGFYVKIGDLQASMRLFEGMTDRDVITWSCMIKGYVQHGDAHTGFRMYREMVKARVQPNSVTLVSVLQACALVVDAEEGKRLHRVAVSIGCELELGVATALVDMYMKCSCHEEAMRLFHRMPKKDVVAWAAVIGGLTQNELPGESLHSFKCMLLNDHVPDAVTMVKVLAACSEFGGNRLAICLHGYLVRNGFNNNAFVAAALLDLYSKCGDLDSAVRVFEGTTEKDIVVWGSMIAGYGAHGLGQEAVALYQRMIASSIQPNNVTFLSVLSACSHSGLVQEGIQIFDSMTQVFGVVPNAEHQSAMVDLLGRAGELQEAIRVIRDMDGRAVAHTWCALLAACRKHNNTKMSEVAAKNLLKLDPDHVGYYNLLTNLYAFDEKWENVKDTRDMVKGRDLRKVAGYSSVEVTNXVHTFIAGERTHQDWDNICTLLCDVSRRSRSGDSSFHVDTGLAF, encoded by the coding sequence ATGCAACCGCTCCAAAAGCTTCTAGAAGCCGCTGCCGCCACCTCTACCCCTCTCGCCGCCGCGCATCTCCACGCTAACATTCTCCGCTCGGGCCTCCTCCACTCTTCGCACCACCTGACCGCGCACGTCCTCGCGTGCTACCCTCCGGGCCTCGCCCGCGACCTGTTCGACGAAATCCGCAGCCCGACGCCGCGCCTCGCCAACGCGCTCCTCCGCGCCCACATCCGCGCGCGGCAGTGGCGCGCCGCTATCCTCCTTGGTCAGCGGCTCCGAGTGCGCCGGGACGGCTTCACTCTCTCGCTCCTGCTGAGGGCCTGCACCGCGCTCCCCTCGCTCACCCATGGCCGCGCCGTGCACGCGGCCGCCGTACGCTCTTGCACCGCGTCTGAAGACGCCTTTGTCGCCACAGCGATCGTGCAGATGTACTCCAGGTGTGGAGACATGGCTGGGGCCATCAACGCGTATGGCATGCTTGAGAAGCCGGACATTGTGCTCAGGACGTCTGTGGTAACCGGCTACGAGCAGAACGGAATGGCCGAGGAAGCACTGGAGTTCTTTGCAAGGAACGTTGTTGGTCAGGGCGTTTTGGTGACACCAGTCACACTTGTGAGTGTGATGTCGGCAGCAGCACAGTTGGGGCATGTCCGGAAGGGACAGGCGTGCCACGCTTATGTTGTCAGAAACAGCTTGAGCTATGATCTAGCTTTAGTAAATGCTGTTCTCGGCTTTTATGTGAAAATTGGTGATTTACAGGCATCTATGAGGTTATTTGAGGGCATGACAGATAGGGATGTGATCACTTGGAGCTGCATGATCAAAGGGTATGTGCAACACGGAGACGCACACACAGGGTTCAGAATGTACAGGGAGATGGTTAAGGCACGTGTCCAGCCCAATTCAGTGACTTTAGTGAGTGTTCTGCAGGCTTGTGCGCTAGTTGTCGATGCTGAGGAAGGTAAGCGACTTCACCGTGTTGCTGTCAGCATAGGTTGTGAGCTTGAGCTGGGTGTAGCGACGGCTTTGGTTGATATGTACATGAAGTGCTCATGTCATGAGGAGGCAATGCGCTTATTTCATCGGATGCCAAAGAAAGATGTGGTTGCTTGGGCTGCTGTCATTGGTGGCCTCACACAAAATGAACTCCCTGGTGAATCCCTCCATTCGTTCAAATGCATGTTGTTGAATGATCATGTTCCTGATGCCGTCACGATGGTGAAGGTACTTGCTGCATGCTCAGAATTTGGAGGTAATCGCCTAGCCATTTGTCTCCATGGCTATTTAGTTAGAAATGGTTTCAATAATAATGCATTTGTAGCTGCTGCCCTTCTTGATTTGTATTCAAAATGTGGAGACTTAGATAGCGCTGTTAGGGTATTTGAAGGTACTACAGAAAAAGATATTGTGGTGTGGGGCTCAATGATTGCTGGTTATGGAGCCCACGGCCTTGGTCAAGAAGCTGTTGCGTTGTACCAAAGGATGATTGCCTCATCAATTCAACCCAACAATGTGACGTTTCTGTCAGTGTTATCAGCATGCAGCCACTCTGGCCTGGTTCAGGAAGGAATACAAATTTTTGATAGCATGACTCAAGTTTTTGGAGTCGTGCCAAATGCCGAGCATCAAAGTGCTATGGTTGATCTCCTTGGCCGGGCTGGTGAACTGCAAGAGGCTATAAGAGTCATTCGTGATATGGATGGAAGAGCTGTTGCCCATACTTGGTGTGCCTTACTTGCTGCATGCAGAAAACACAACAACACTAAGATGAGCGAAGTAGCAGCAAAGAATCTGCTCAAGCTGGATCCTGACCATGTTGGCTACTACAATCTCTTGACAAATTTATATGCATTTGATGAGAAGTGGGAGAATGTAAAGGACACAAGGGACATGGTGAAGGGTAGAGATCTGCGTAAAGTGGCAGGTTACAGTTCAGTTGAGGTCACTAACTAAGTGCACACTTTCATTGCTGGGGAGAGGACTCACCAAGATTGGGATAATATATGTACATTGCTCTGTGATGTGTCACGAAGGTCAAGAAGCGGGGACAGCTCCTTTCATGTAGACACTGGCTTAGCATTCTAG
- the LOC100193142 gene encoding Dof zinc finger protein DOF2.1 yields the protein MMAGAPPTMHICMDSDWLKGIVVPEEPGMGGSSSSPSAELIACPRPPMHAAAADHRRLRPQHDQPLKCPRCESTHTKFCYYNNYSLSQPRYFCKTCRRYWTKGGSLRNVPVGGGCRKNKRASAKKHPAATPMQPRHVAETGLHLSFSGVQLPPPPSPAAAADPLCSLGLLDWKYDPILAGSGGAAAGSLDGASSEAHFAGAGMLGIPGGGECYALSSLRYAADLGEHLQLQGLPFGLRAEQESMEVKAAATERTLSLDWYSETSRAPESALSSLGALGLWSGMLRGAHQHHGSSAAI from the exons ATGATGGCCGGGGCACCGCCGACGATGCACATCTGCATGGACTCCGACTGGCTCAAG GGCATCGTCGTCCCCGAGGAGCCTGGGATGGGCGGATCGTCGTCCTCACCGTCAGCGGAACTGATCGCATGCCCTAGGCCGCCCATGCACGCCGCGGCGGCGGATCACCGGCGTCTGCGCCCGCAGCACGACCAGCCGCTCAAGTGCCCCCGGTGCGAGTCGACGCACACCAAGTTCTGCTACTACAACAACTACAGCCTCTCGCAGCCGCGCTACTTCTGCAAGACGTGCCGCCGCTACTGGACCAAGGGCGGCTCGCTCCGCAACGTCCCGGTCGGTGGGGGATGCCGCAAGAACAAGCGAGCCAGCGCCAAGAAGCATCCCGCCGCGACGCCGATGCAGCCACGGCACGTGGCGGAGACGGGCCTCCACCTGTCCTTCTCCGGCGTgcagctgccgccgccgccgtcccccGCCGCCGCGGCCGACCCGCTCTGCAGCCTCGGCCTTCTGGACTGGAAGTACGACCCGATCCTCGCGGGTTCCGGTGGCGCCGCCGCTGGCTCGTTGGATGGCGCGAGCTCCGAGGCGCACTTCGCTGGGGCGGGCATGCTGGGCATCCCAGGCGGCGGCGAGTGCTACGCGCTGAGTTCGCTCCGGTACGCGGCCGACCTGGGCGAGCACCTGCAGCTGCAGGGGCTCCCGTTCGGGCTACGTGCTGAGCAGGAATCGATGGAGGTGAAGGCGGCGGCGACGGAGAGGACGCTGTCGCTGGACTGGTACAGCGAGACAAGCCGCGCGCCGGAGAGCGCCCTCAGCTCGCTGGGCGCGCTGGGCCTGTGGAGCGGCATGCTCCGCGGCGCGCACCAGCACCATGGCTCCTCGGCGGCCATCTAA